A single window of Arvicanthis niloticus isolate mArvNil1 chromosome X, mArvNil1.pat.X, whole genome shotgun sequence DNA harbors:
- the LOC117694493 gene encoding heterogeneous nuclear ribonucleoprotein F-like produces MMLGPEGGKAYVVKLRGLPWSCSIENVQNFLSGCTIHDGVTGIHFIYTREGRQSGEAFVELESEDDVKLALKKDRESMGHRYIEVFKSHTTEMDWVLKHSGPNNSNSANDGFVRLRGLPFGCIKEEIVQFFSGLEIVPNGITLPVGREGKITGEAFVQFASQQLAEKALGKHMERIGHRYIEVFKSSQEEVRSYLDAPLKFMSVQRPGPYDRPGTARRYIGIVKQAGLDRMRSGAYSTGYGGYEAYSGLRNGYGFTTDLFGRDFSYCLSGMYDHRYRDSEFTVQSTTGHFVHMRGLPYKATENDIYNFFSPLNPVRIHIEIGPDGRVTGEADVEFATHEEAVAAMSKDRANMQHRYIELFLISTTGACNGAYSSQVMQGMGVSAAQAKYSGLESQSMSGCYGAGYSSQNSMGGYD; encoded by the coding sequence ATGATGCTGGGCCCTGAGGGAGGTAAAGCCTATGTGGTCAAACTCCGTGGCCTACCCTGGTCCTGCTCAATTGAGAACGTACAAAACTTCCTCTCTGGCTGCACCATTCATGATGGAGTCACAGGTATTCATTTCATTTATACTAGAGAAGGCAGGCAGAGTGGTGAAGCTTTTGTTGAACTTGAGTCAGAAGATGATGTAAAATTGGCTCTGAAAAAAGACAGGGAAAGCATGGGACACCGGTATATTGAGGTGTTCAAGTCACACACAACCGAGATGGATTGGGTGTTGAAGCACAGTGGTCCAAACAACTCCAACAGCGCCAATGACGGCTTTGTGAGGCTTCGGGGACTCCCATTTGGATGCATAAAGGAAGAAATCGTTCAGTTCTTCTCAGGGTTGGAAATTGTGCCAAACGGGATCACACTACCTGTGGGCCGGGAAGGCAAGATTACAGGGGAGGCCTTCGTTCAGTTTGCCTCACAACAGTTAGCTGAGAAAGCTTTAggaaagcacatggagagaaTAGGGCACAGGTACATTGAAGTGTTCAAGAGCAGTCAGGAGGAAGTTCGGTCATACTTAGATGCACCTCTGAAGTTTATGTCTGTGCAGAGGCCTGGGCCTTATGACAGGCCTGGCACAGCCCGGAGGTACATTGGCATTGTGAAACAGGCAGGCCTGGATAGGATGAGGTCTGGTGCCTATAGTACAGGCTATGGGGGCTATGAAGCATACAGTGGCCTCCGTAATGGCTATGGTTTCACCACTGACCTGTTTGGGAGAGACTTCAGCTATTGTCTCTCAGGAATGTATGaccacagatacagagacagcgAGTTCACAGTGCAGAGCACCACCGGCCACTTTGTCCACATGAGAGGGCTGCCCTACAAAGCAACGGAGAACGACATTTACAACTTCTTCTCTCCACTCAACCCTGTGAGAATTCATATTGAGATTGGTCCTGATGGAAGAGTGACGGGAGAAGCTGATGTTGAGTTTGCTACTCATGAAGAAGCAGTGGCAGCTATGTCCAAGGACAGGGCCAACATGCAGCACAGATACATAGAACTCTTCCTGATTTCAACAACAGGGGCTTGCAATGGAGCTTATAGCAGCCAGGTGATGCAGGGCATGGGTGTATCAGCTGCCCAGGCAAAGTACAGTGGCCTGGAGAGCCAGTCAATGAGTGGCTGTTACGGGGCCGGCTACAGCAGTCAGAACAGCATGGGTGGATATGATTAG